The Candidatus Niyogibacteria bacterium CG10_big_fil_rev_8_21_14_0_10_46_36 genome includes the window GTCGCGCGATAAACCGCGGGTCTTCTCCTCCTTCAAGCATGCGTGTCATCCAGTACAACGCTGCGTGCGGATCAGAATCACGCATTGATTTAATAAACGCGGATATGAGATTGTAATGTTCTTCTCCCTTTTTGTCGTACCGGAGCGTTTTTTTCTGAAGCGCTTCTTCTACCAAAGCGCCCGAGAGCATGACGGCATTTTTCTTTCCGCGAGACATTGCGTGCTTTACCGTAAACTCAAGTGCATTGAGCGCAATCCGCGCATCTCCGTCCGAAAAATGCACGAGCTTCTGCATGCCCTCCTTAGAAAGCGAAACTTTTTTCTGCCCAAGGCCTCGCTCTTTATCCGCAAGCGCGTTCCGGATTATTTTTTCTACATCCTCAAGTGAAAGCGGGTCGAGAACTAATACAAGCGAACGGGACAAAAGCGGACGAACAAGCGCGAATGAAGGATTTTCGGTAGTTGCTCCTATCAAAACAACGGTCCCCCGCTCAACATGAGGCAGAAATGCATCTTGCTGCGTACGGTTAAAGCGATGTATCTCGTCTACAAATAATATGGTTCGGGTACCATGGTGCTTAAGACGGTCTTCAGCTTCGCGTATGATGTTTCGTAATTCCGGAATCCCCGACACTGCCGCAGAAAACGGATGGAAAAACGCCTTTGATTTTTCGGCAATAATATGCGCGAGCGTGGTCTTGCCGGACCCGGGAGGCCCCCACAAAATAAGCGATTGCAATTGGTCGCTTTCAACGGCTTCACGGAGCGGCATCCCCTTGCCCACCACTTTTTCGTGCCCCACAAATCCGGAAAAATCATCCGGCCGCATACGTTCGGCAAGCGGCATAGTACGCGCAAATGCGTCATCAAACAAATCTTTCATACGAAAAACACCTCTACTATAGCAAAGAAAAAGAAAAACGGCATGTAGCGCCGCGTGCTATTTTTCCTTCAAGAGATACCGATGGAGTATATTGTATTCTGCTCCACCAAATCCAAGAATAGATTGCATAAGCACCACAGAGGAGAGTGTGCCAAAAAACTTCACACCTTCATCAAGCTGCTGGATAGGGAACGAGGAGAATTCTTCGGGATGGAAGCGCGCAAGCGTTACATGAAGCCGGAATGGTTCCCGGCTTGGATAGAAATCAACATTCGCATGCTTTAATATCCGTTCAATCTCTTCTTTTAACTCCTGCATAGCAGGCGGCGTAGGCCCTTCTGCCCAAATAAGCGTTGGCATACGGGTGGTCGGACCAAACCGTATACGGGTAAGCTCTATCTCAAATGAAATAACATTGCTGATAGTCGGCAAAAGAAGCCCCTTTAAAAAATCTACCTGGCTTTCTTCAATAGACCATGGCGGCACAAGGGTGACATGAAGATTGCGCGGCTCTATCCAGCGCACGGGGAGATTCACTTTTTTCTGCAAGTCTTTTTCCCACCGGATTATTTTATCTTCCAAGGCATCATCCAGGGGGAAAGCGAAAAATATTCGTTTACTCATTCCTTTTAGAATATCATATCTTGCCCCCTCCCGCAGTGAGGATGTGCTGATACCGTTAGAAGCCCCGGATAGAAAAATGGAGTTGACAATTCATAAAAATTACATTATTATTTTTTCAGATGTGTTTTTCTGAATGATCGCTCTGCATACGCAGGGAGGAAAGTCCGAACACTCCCCCGATGTTCGTCGGGGAGCAAGGTAGCGGGTAACACCCGTCCGGGGCAATCCGAGTGGTGCGAACAGAAACGTCCCTGCCTGCCGACAAGCAGGTCGGCCGAAAGGCTCAGGGAGAGCCCAATCCCAAGCTAGATGGCTCAGCTTCACTATAGGGACAGAAATGTGAAGATGAAACGGCTAAATCCATACCCGAGTGCAAGGCCGTGTCCCACTTTTTATTAGACATTATGTTTAATGAATAGCGGGAAGTGCCGCTAGAATCCCGCAGTAATGCGGGATCCAGATAAATGATCATTGCCAATGTTGTTCGCTGTAAGCGAATATAAAATCTCGTTTCACTCGAACGAAATTGGTACAAAATTCGGCTTATAGGAAGAATATATCTATAACGCAAAAACCCGCTTCATGCGGGTTTTTGCTTTTTAGCAGAAAATATCAATTAGAATCTGATTCGGATGTTATTTTTTCAGGCATCGTCCTGCCTTCGTCAGGATCAATATCTATTTCACAGGTACCGCTGACGCACGCAAGCTCTTTTGCGCCGGTGGTGTTGTCCTCTTTTTCATACGCAACAATTTGTGAAAAATCAATCTTCGGCATTTTTCCCATAAGCTCGTGGTACTTTTCTGCGCTTATTGCTTCATACGGCGCCAATTGGTACGCGTGCTCTGACTTTGGCAAGAATGAAAGGCCGCCCAAGATATCCCAGCGCTTGTAAAGCCAATTTGCGGTTTCTATCCATTCGTCGTGTCCCACAGAAACAGTCACTGAAGGATTGTGTTCGGTGAAACTACTCTTTACCATCTCCCAATGCTTCAATTGATCAAGCGCACTCAGGTTTATGATTGCTTTTTCTGGAGCTTTTACCGGAAATTCGAGAACGAATGTCGTTGCGGAATTGTCATGTTGTCCCACTTCAGGATAATAGGGAAATTTCTGGTCCTTCAACATATGAAAGAGCGGGTCAGTCGCTGAAATGCGCACGCGCCGGATATAATATTTTGCGTGCCTCGTATGCATCCCCGAAGAAGCATCAACAAGCTGCGAAACGGTCCCTGACGGCTTGACGCATGTAACACAGGTTGAGGGATTGATACCAAGCCGACGCGCATACATCTCATTCGTTCGTACAGCGATCTCCTTCATGCGTTCGAGCGTTTCGGGGTTGCGCACCGCAGGAGCATCCCATTGCCCAGTGATGGAAACACCGAGCAAGCGTTCTTCTGCACAATTCTCTTTCCATTCCTTTGAGAGAAACGGGAAATGAGTCAAAGATGACTGGTATGTTCCGAGCATAGCGGCGAGACGCGCTTTACGGAAAAGCGAATCTTGCGTATCTTCTTCCCGCGCGACAACCTCCGACAAGTTACAAAACTGTTTTGAACGGAGCACAATCTCTCCGCACGGATTTGTCCCACATGTAGCGCTATGCGGCTTGAATACCTTCCATCGCCGTGCAGGCAATTGTCTTTTAAGACTTCCCCGGTTGAAAATACCGCGCTCCCCTGTTCCTGATTGTGCGAGCGCTAACCACTCCTGCATAAATTCGGTTGCGGTTGGACGCTCGTTGTATACTGCGGAGTTATTCGCCATAGAACGCTGGGGTTCTGTGAGATAAAATTGCCCAGTTTTTGCATGGCGCATCTCTTTGTCATCCAAATCAGAAAGCGAAATCAAAGCGCTCCGCCGGACACCTCCCATAACAACGACTTCTCCGGTCTTACAAATCACATCGTGAATATCAAGATTTGAAAGCCGCCGGCCCTGGCGTGCGAGTATCTTTGAGCGGGAAAAATCCAAAAGGGCACGCAACGGCTCCGGCCCCGAACTTCGTCCTCCCATAGTGGAAAGACGCGCGCCCGCAGGACGAAGCTGTGAATAATCAAAAGCGATATCTTTCCCTGCATACCATGTCTTGAGTCCAAGCGTTAATGCTTCGGCCCATCCCTCTTTGCTGTCCCCAACAACATGTGTAGGAAGCTTTTCTCCGTGTTGGCGCCTTACAATGGGGAGCTGCTGAACCGTTTGTGATTCAACGGAATACCCGACACCCGTTCCGCACATCAGAAGATACATAATCTCTGCAAAATCTTCAATCTTTGACGGAGCAATAAACGAGCAGTTGTATGCTGTTGCATTCGTCTTCCGAGCAGCTTCGCCGGCGCTCCATAAAAGACGCATGGACGGCATCACCTCTTGTTTTAATATTGCAGTTCGCAATTCCTGGTATTCTTGATCAGTAAACGCATCCTTAATGTTCTCACGCATAAAATTAATATAACGATCAACCGTTTCTATCCATGTTTCGCGCCTTCCCTCATCTTCAATCCAGCGTGAGTATGTCCGATAATAAATAAATTCTGCAAGCGGATTTCTGAAATACGTTTTACTATCTTGCGCAAGCTTTTGAATGTGCTCGGGAATCGTTTTCTTTTTTTCACGGATATGCGCGCGTTCACTTCGGTATAAAATATATGCCTTTGCAGTCTTTGGAAAATCCAAAAGGATGAGGCTTTCTTCTACTATGTCTTGTATCGCCTCAATTGAGGGAACACCGCCGCGAGGATACCGCGCCGCTAAGCGCTGAATAACGCGGTCGGTAATACGAAAAGAATCGCGCTGAGGGTTTCCCTCACCGCTTGCTTGCATCGCACGAGAAATCGCGCTACTAATTCTATTTTTGTCAAAAGGAACAACCCGACCATCGCGCTTTCGCACGGATTGGACCAAAAAAGAGGATGCGTGAGACACCATACAAATATAAGATGGAACTTAATGATAAAGAATATGATTGAGGAAACGCAAAGAAGTGAGGTCGGGGCGTTCTGTTGAGATTAGTCTTTTCGAGAGCGTCTGAGAAATGCGGGAATAGTATTCCAGTCTTCCTTCTCTTC containing:
- a CDS encoding AAA family ATPase, encoding MKDLFDDAFARTMPLAERMRPDDFSGFVGHEKVVGKGMPLREAVESDQLQSLILWGPPGSGKTTLAHIIAEKSKAFFHPFSAAVSGIPELRNIIREAEDRLKHHGTRTILFVDEIHRFNRTQQDAFLPHVERGTVVLIGATTENPSFALVRPLLSRSLVLVLDPLSLEDVEKIIRNALADKERGLGQKKVSLSKEGMQKLVHFSDGDARIALNALEFTVKHAMSRGKKNAVMLSGALVEEALQKKTLRYDKKGEEHYNLISAFIKSMRDSDPHAALYWMTRMLEGGEDPRFIARRMVIFASEDIGNAQPTAIAVAVAVADAVAFIGMPEAAINLAQGVTYLALAKKDNASYTGLMEAWRDTKEKGALPVPKHLRNATTNLMKELGHGKGYAYAHDFKDAKVDQEHLPKELKGKKYYRPKK
- a CDS encoding RNA 2',3'-cyclic phosphodiesterase; amino-acid sequence: MSKRIFFAFPLDDALEDKIIRWEKDLQKKVNLPVRWIEPRNLHVTLVPPWSIEESQVDFLKGLLLPTISNVISFEIELTRIRFGPTTRMPTLIWAEGPTPPAMQELKEEIERILKHANVDFYPSREPFRLHVTLARFHPEEFSSFPIQQLDEGVKFFGTLSSVVLMQSILGFGGAEYNILHRYLLKEK
- a CDS encoding ribonucleoside-triphosphate reductase is translated as MVSHASSFLVQSVRKRDGRVVPFDKNRISSAISRAMQASGEGNPQRDSFRITDRVIQRLAARYPRGGVPSIEAIQDIVEESLILLDFPKTAKAYILYRSERAHIREKKKTIPEHIQKLAQDSKTYFRNPLAEFIYYRTYSRWIEDEGRRETWIETVDRYINFMRENIKDAFTDQEYQELRTAILKQEVMPSMRLLWSAGEAARKTNATAYNCSFIAPSKIEDFAEIMYLLMCGTGVGYSVESQTVQQLPIVRRQHGEKLPTHVVGDSKEGWAEALTLGLKTWYAGKDIAFDYSQLRPAGARLSTMGGRSSGPEPLRALLDFSRSKILARQGRRLSNLDIHDVICKTGEVVVMGGVRRSALISLSDLDDKEMRHAKTGQFYLTEPQRSMANNSAVYNERPTATEFMQEWLALAQSGTGERGIFNRGSLKRQLPARRWKVFKPHSATCGTNPCGEIVLRSKQFCNLSEVVAREEDTQDSLFRKARLAAMLGTYQSSLTHFPFLSKEWKENCAEERLLGVSITGQWDAPAVRNPETLERMKEIAVRTNEMYARRLGINPSTCVTCVKPSGTVSQLVDASSGMHTRHAKYYIRRVRISATDPLFHMLKDQKFPYYPEVGQHDNSATTFVLEFPVKAPEKAIINLSALDQLKHWEMVKSSFTEHNPSVTVSVGHDEWIETANWLYKRWDILGGLSFLPKSEHAYQLAPYEAISAEKYHELMGKMPKIDFSQIVAYEKEDNTTGAKELACVSGTCEIDIDPDEGRTMPEKITSESDSN